The genomic region TGGGGTCGGGACAGTTGACTCCAAACAAGCGCGACATCCCAACCAATTGGCTAAAGCTGGCGATGAGAAAAAGAATGAAATAGGTGTAGTGCCCCAGAGTGGCTGCGAATCCTTGAGCATGAAGAGAAGCCAATAGGTTCTTTTCCAGAAATGCGATAGCAAAGAGAAATGCCCCGGTGTAACAATTCCAAATTCCTTTCCACCAGAGTTTCTTTTGTTCCACCTTTTCCAAACAAAAAGTGGTTTCTTCAGGCCACAAAGTACTCCAGGCGAAATTGGTTGGGACGAAGGCAAAATCCTCCTTCGCGGGAAGATTGACCGCCAATACCCAGTAGACAACAAAGAGAAGATACATCTGAGGGTGGAGGATCCAAAATAGTTTGAGAACCTGAGAATTATTTTTTGTGGCCGCTTCGTGAGCAAGTAAATAGCCGATGGCCAGAAAGAATACGATAAAGAGGGGAGCTCCACTTTTTTCTCTTCCTGCGTCCAATCTGAAGCTTTAGTTTTTGATAAATCCGACGCGATCGTTTGTGGTTGAGATCAGATATTTCCCTCTTGAGAAGAACAAATAGCCGCGGGTGACCGAACCTTCTATGCTCTGTCGCTAGCTCCGACAATCGCGACGCCAGAGGCTGGTCTCCATTCTCTTTTGGATTATAATACAAGGTGGTGATGGGAAGGCCCAGCAGACAGCTGGTTCGAGCCTTGGAGACCTCGTATTTTTTCAACAAGGTATGAGGCCTCCGTTCTCTTGTCGCTGGACCTCACCACTTTTTTGAGTTCACATCCTTCAACATGACGATGTCGAGAGCCTGGTCCGCCACGATCCTTTTTTAGGCGCGTATTCTCCATCTCCAGGTCTTTCAGCCGTCTGGCGTCGGTCACGTCCATACCACCAAAACGCTTCTTCCAATGGTAGAGAGTCTGAATCGTCACGCCCATCTCGCGCGACACCTCTTTTGCTGGCGATCCCGTCTCCAGTTTTTTTACTGCAGAAATTATTTGTTCCTCGCTAAATCTCTTCTTCATTTGGTGCTCCTTTACCGGACTCTGCCGGGGGTTATTACGCACCATGACTCAAGATGCAAGGCCTACAGTTTTAAGGGCCAACCGCCTATAGGGTAGCAAAAATTGACTTGTTCGCTGTTATGCTCTAAAGCCATCTAACATATTGTTTTTTAAAAGAAATTTCTCCATCAGAAGTGGGCTGTTTAACTTCTATACAGCAATGGCCTGCCAAATCAAAAATAATTACATTTCAAGTGGCACTCCGATTGCAATATCAAGTTTACGAAGAACTATGTCTTCTTTGGAGGCTCAAAATGCTAAAAAAAATTTTCTCATTCACACTGGTGCTTGCCTTTATTTACAGTGCCTATGCTGCTTCCGAAGGAACGACATACATTGCTGTACTTGATTCTCCTGTTGACTATCAACATCCAGAAATAAGTGCAGTTTTAGATGAGGAGCTATTAAAGGAAGCAAAAATAGTAGATGAAAAGGGACAGGAAAAGTCATGGTATGATTTGAATTTAGAAGCTAAAGCAGAGTTTGAAAAAAGATTAAATAAAAAACAATATGCCGAACAAGTTCAGTTTTTAGATTCAATCCACATGATGTTGGGTGGAAATATACCATCAGATAAAGCTCTTGCGACTCTTTCAGCTGTTGCAAAGGGTGCGATTAAGTATATTTTTTCACCCAAGTTTCGTTCTGGTTTAAATGTCGTTGGAACTTACCTTCATGGTACTCATGTTGCTGGAATTGCAATGCGATCTCTTACCAATGTTCGGCTGATTAACTTTCCTCTCATTACTCCATCAAAACAACTAACTATTTCAGATATTTTAAAGTTTGATCCAGCCAAGCAACGAGAAGACTTGAGAAGACATCTAGACCAAATTAGCCAAGTTTTAAAGCAACAAAATATACGAGTTGTGAATTTGTCAGTTGGTACATCTGGTGAAATCGCCTTCAAATCTGCAAAAAATAGGTCGACTTTCTTCCAAAAACTTTTTTTAAGGGGTAAAATTAAAGAAATGGCCGAACAAGGAGCAAAAATTTTTGCAGAAGAAATGAGAGGGTTTTTTAAAGCCAACCCCGAATCAGTCTTCGTTCTCGCTGCTGGAAATGAAAAAAGAGATTTGCGAAAAATTGGTGACCACACAGCTAATATTGAGGCAGGTAACTTAATCAAGGTGGCTGCCATAGACGGTAAAGGAAAGATTGCTTCGTTTTCAAATAGATCGTCGTCGTATGTTGACATTGCTGCTATTGGCACAGGAGTAACAAGTGCATTGGTCGGTGGAAGTGAAATGCATATGTCGGGCACATCACAAGCTGCTCCAAGTGTTGCAAATACACTAGCAAGAATATTTGAATCAAACCCCCAAATGTCATCAGCTGATGCAATTGAAGCACTATATTCTCGGTACACAACCAGTGATTCAACATTAGCTGATATGGTGGCTAATGGAAGAGTTTTAAAATCTAGCCCCGAGACCGAAAGGTTTAGTGCCGAAAAAGCTACTTACGAATTAACAGGACAAGTTTCTCAGAGCGAAATCAGCAGGGTTATTATGCAATACTCACAGCAGGTAGTAGAAAAAAGATTATCGTCATTGGATTTAACAATTATGAAGGGTGGAGTTGAAGCTCTGACCATTAATATCAAGAATGCCAACGGCAAAATAGATGTTTCAATCGTCGAAATTCCAACTGCAGCAGATGGAACACCAAAAGTGGCAAGGCATTCAGCTTCATCAAGTGCGAAATCTTGTCAGGCTTTATTTTTAGGTCTATAGGATATGAAAATTAAACTTTGCAGGCGACTGCAAGCTATTCGACTTTTTGTTTTTTTAAAATTTTCTCAAGTAAGTCGTCGTCAAAGTCATTGAACACAAAATCCAAAATTTCATTAAGATGCTCTCTAATTGCTTCATGAACAGATGGCATATCGCCTTCGTTTTCATGATAAATAAGGGCCAGTTTTGGCAAGATGCCTTCAACCTCGGCACTGATATTCATGGTCTCAAAGGGGAGAAATCTTGGGGATCTTTAAAAACTGCCTTAGCTTTTTTCTTAGTTTTAATTTTTTTCTTTGCCATAATCACCTCTTCTTTTTTCTATCTTCAATCAATTCACAAATTGGGACATCTAAAATCAATG from Bdellovibrionales bacterium harbors:
- a CDS encoding transposase — encoded protein: MKKRFSEEQIISAVKKLETGSPAKEVSREMGVTIQTLYHWKKRFGGMDVTDARRLKDLEMENTRLKKDRGGPGSRHRHVEGCELKKVVRSSDKRTEASYLVEKIRGLQGSNQLSAGPSHHHLVL
- a CDS encoding S8 family serine peptidase, translated to MLKKIFSFTLVLAFIYSAYAASEGTTYIAVLDSPVDYQHPEISAVLDEELLKEAKIVDEKGQEKSWYDLNLEAKAEFEKRLNKKQYAEQVQFLDSIHMMLGGNIPSDKALATLSAVAKGAIKYIFSPKFRSGLNVVGTYLHGTHVAGIAMRSLTNVRLINFPLITPSKQLTISDILKFDPAKQREDLRRHLDQISQVLKQQNIRVVNLSVGTSGEIAFKSAKNRSTFFQKLFLRGKIKEMAEQGAKIFAEEMRGFFKANPESVFVLAAGNEKRDLRKIGDHTANIEAGNLIKVAAIDGKGKIASFSNRSSSYVDIAAIGTGVTSALVGGSEMHMSGTSQAAPSVANTLARIFESNPQMSSADAIEALYSRYTTSDSTLADMVANGRVLKSSPETERFSAEKATYELTGQVSQSEISRVIMQYSQQVVEKRLSSLDLTIMKGGVEALTINIKNANGKIDVSIVEIPTAADGTPKVARHSASSSAKSCQALFLGL